A stretch of the Ostrea edulis chromosome 9, xbOstEdul1.1, whole genome shotgun sequence genome encodes the following:
- the LOC130046654 gene encoding uncharacterized protein LOC130046654, with product MRSTIDLMLLLNGLFVISHAQTKIPGVCSTNDKPLQCCRNYKRRGDSCEECWPGTFGIACKENCPDGFYGRLCAEVCDCSSCDKVSGCNFSTQTDNSNNESVIIGSSLAGSLTFIIVIVIYCKKSRNRTLMTPDSLIQKGGLQVSKIPLNRFPQLSPSSSNAADNGDPESAFHGGKFEPLEPQMCCQQNYFTDNSINSKETSHAKLSSSDSVYSHMEMEVDHYHKLDMSFDNSQETDEDLYSPHSSNSCCNNTDSGCSSKNSENGSLSSIKQCSETLNKNSQTADIFDTHDIRETGNFKTGMTNKNGISSVKMKIEAMHLEELSRKLRNFKQYPEDIEFNDLV from the exons ATGCGTTCTACCATTGATTTGATGTTGCTGTTGAATGGTTTATTTGTGATATCACATGCCCAGACAAAGATTCCTGGAGTCTGCTCAAc AAATGATAAACCTCTACAATGTTGTCGTAATTACAAAAGACGTGGTGATTCATGTGAag AATGTTGGCCAGGCACGTTTGGCATAGCTTGTAAGGAGAACTGTCCTGACGGGTTCTATGGACGTTTGTGTGCAGAAGTCTGTGATTGTTCTTCGTGTGACAAGGTCTCTGGGTGTAATTTTTCAACTCAGACtg aCAATTCCAATAATGAGAGCGTTATCATTGGTTCATCATTGGCAGGAAGTCTTACTTTCATAATAGTTATCGTCATCTACTGCAAAAAGAG CAGAAACAGAACCTTAATGACTCCAGATTCATTGATTCAAAAAG GCGGATTACAAGTCAGTAAGATACCATTGAATCGATTCCCTCAACTCAGTCCATCTTCCAGTAACGCAGCTGATAATGGTGATCCAGAATCAGCATTTCACGGCGGGAAGTTTGAACCGTTAGAACCTCAAATGTGTTGTCAGCAAAATTATTTTACTGATAATTCGATAAATTCAAAAGAGACTAGTCATGCTAAGCTGTCGTCTTCAGACAGTGTGTACAGTCATATGGAGATGGAAGTCGATCATTACCACAAATTAGATATGTCATTCGACAATAGTCAGGAAACTGATGAAGACCTCTACTCTCCACACAGTTCAAACAGTTGTTGCAATAATACAGACTCGGGGTGTTCATCGAAAAACAGCGAAAATGGATCTTTATCATCCATAAAGCAGTGCAGCGAGACTCTAAACAAAAATTCACAAACAGCAGATATATTTGACACGCATGACATCCGAGAAACAGGAAATTTTAAAACTGGTATGACGAATAAAAATGGAATTTCATCAGTAAAGATGAAGATAGAAGCAATGCACTTAGAAGAATTGTCAAGAAAACTACGTAACTTTAAACAGTACCCTGAAGATATCGAATTCAATGATTTGGTGTAG
- the LOC130046591 gene encoding multiple epidermal growth factor-like domains protein 6 — protein sequence MRCKYTLVWLLNGLFVISDAQTEIPGLCSSEGETLQCCLNYKLRGDSCEECWPGTFGIDCKKDCPDGFYGRFCIEVCNCSSCDKVSGCQPNSTQTDAKDINRGVVIASSLTGSLSFIIIVIVIYRKQR from the exons ATGCGTTGTAAGTATACTTTGGTGTGGCTGTTGAATGGTTTATTTGTGATATCAGATGCTCAGACAGAGATTCCTGGACTCTGTTCAAG TGAAGGTGAAACTCTACAATGTTGTCTAAATTACAAACTACGTGGTGATTCATGTGAAG AATGTTGGCCAGGCACCTTTGGCATAGATTGTAAGAAGGACTGTCCTGACGGGTTCTATGGACGTTTTTGTATAGAAGTCTGTAATTGTTCTTCGTGTGACAAGGTCTCTGGATGTCAGCCGAATTCAACTCAGACTG ATGCTAAGGATATTAATAGGGGCGTGGTTATTGCTTCATCACTGACAGGAAGTCTGAGTTTCATAATAATAGTTATCGTAATCTACCGCAAACAGAGGTAA